A single region of the Maniola jurtina chromosome 6, ilManJurt1.1, whole genome shotgun sequence genome encodes:
- the LOC123866004 gene encoding troponin I isoform X6, giving the protein MADDEAKKAKQAEIDRKRAEVRKRMEEASKAKKAKKGFMTPERKKKLRLLLRKKAAEELKKEQERKAAERRRIIEERCGKPKNVDDANEAELQTICQMYWHRIYNLEGDKYELERAIQIRKMEISDLNSQVNDLRGKFVKPTLKKVSKYENKFAKLQKKAAEFNFRNQLKVVKKKEFTLEEEDKEGGAGAKKKPDWSKGKPGDQKEGAPGEAPATPAAGAPAAAPAAAPAPAPAAAKA; this is encoded by the exons ATGGCGGATGATGAA GCGAAGAAGGCCAAACAGGCCGAGATTGACCGCAAGCGCGCCGAGGTGCGCAAGCGGATGGAGGAAGCCTCCAAGGCCAAAAAGGCGAAGAAAGGTTTCATGACACCAGAGAGAAAGAAGAAACTTAGG TTGCTCCTCCGTAAAAAAGCCGCTGAGGAATTGAAGAAGGAACAGGAACGCAAAGCAGCCGAAAGAAGGCGCATCATTGAAGAGAGGTGCGGCAAACCCAAGAACGTTGACGATGCAAACGAAG CGGAACTGCAGACGATATGTCAAATGTACTGGCACAGAATATACAACCTTGAGGGGGATAAATATGAACTAGAACGAGCTATCCAAATTAGGAAAATGGAG ATCTCCGACCTGAACTCTCAAGTCAATGACCTCAGAGGCAaatt CGTCAAACCAACACTCAAGAAGGTGTCCAAATATGAAAACAAATTCGCCAAGCTCCAGAAGAAGGCTGCTGAATTCAACTTCCGTAATCAATTGAAGGTTGTCAAAAAGAAGGAATTCACCCTTGAAGAAGAAGACAAAGAG GGTGGTGCTGGCGCTAAG AAAAAACCAGACTGGTCCAAGGGCAAGCCAGGCGATCAGAAG GAGGGCGCTCCAGGCGAAGCGCCCGCGACGCCGGCGGCGGGCGCGCCGGCCGCGGCCCCCGCAGCTGCGCCTGCACCCGCACCCGCTGCAGCTAAAG CATAA
- the LOC123866004 gene encoding troponin I isoform X3, which translates to MADDEKKRLDEAKKAKQAEIDRKRAEVRKRMEEASKAKKAKKGFMTPERKKKLRLLLRKKAAEELKKEQERKAAERRRIIEERCGKPKNVDDANEAELQTICQMYWHRIYNLEGDKYELERAIQIRKMEISDLNSQVNDLRGKFVKPTLKKVSKYENKFAKLQKKAAEFNFRNQLKVVKKKEFTLEEEDKEGGAGAKKKPDWSKGKPGDQKEGAPGEAPATPAAGAPAAAPAAAPAPAPAAAKA; encoded by the exons ATGGCGGATGATGAA AAAAAGCGTCTCGATGAG GCGAAGAAGGCCAAACAGGCCGAGATTGACCGCAAGCGCGCCGAGGTGCGCAAGCGGATGGAGGAAGCCTCCAAGGCCAAAAAGGCGAAGAAAGGTTTCATGACACCAGAGAGAAAGAAGAAACTTAGG TTGCTCCTCCGTAAAAAAGCCGCTGAGGAATTGAAGAAGGAACAGGAACGCAAAGCAGCCGAAAGAAGGCGCATCATTGAAGAGAGGTGCGGCAAACCCAAGAACGTTGACGATGCAAACGAAG CGGAACTGCAGACGATATGTCAAATGTACTGGCACAGAATATACAACCTTGAGGGGGATAAATATGAACTAGAACGAGCTATCCAAATTAGGAAAATGGAG ATCTCCGACCTGAACTCTCAAGTCAATGACCTCAGAGGCAaatt CGTCAAACCAACACTCAAGAAGGTGTCCAAATATGAAAACAAATTCGCCAAGCTCCAGAAGAAGGCTGCTGAATTCAACTTCCGTAATCAATTGAAGGTTGTCAAAAAGAAGGAATTCACCCTTGAAGAAGAAGACAAAGAG GGTGGTGCTGGCGCTAAG AAAAAACCAGACTGGTCCAAGGGCAAGCCAGGCGATCAGAAG GAGGGCGCTCCAGGCGAAGCGCCCGCGACGCCGGCGGCGGGCGCGCCGGCCGCGGCCCCCGCAGCTGCGCCTGCACCCGCACCCGCTGCAGCTAAAG CATAA
- the LOC123866004 gene encoding troponin I isoform X1, whose translation MADDEKKRLDEAKKAKQAEIDRKRAEVRKRMEEASKAKKAKKGFMTPERKKKLRLLLRKKAAEELKKEQERKAAERRRIIEERCGKPKNVDDANEALLKRIIQEYYDRLYVCEGQKWDLEHEVRKRDYEISDLNSQVNDLRGKFVKPTLKKVSKYENKFAKLQKKAAEFNFRNQLKVVKKKEFTLEEEDKEGGAGAKKKPDWSKGKPGDQKEGAPGEAPATPAAGAPAAAPAAAPAPAPAAAKA comes from the exons ATGGCGGATGATGAA AAAAAGCGTCTCGATGAG GCGAAGAAGGCCAAACAGGCCGAGATTGACCGCAAGCGCGCCGAGGTGCGCAAGCGGATGGAGGAAGCCTCCAAGGCCAAAAAGGCGAAGAAAGGTTTCATGACACCAGAGAGAAAGAAGAAACTTAGG TTGCTCCTCCGTAAAAAAGCCGCTGAGGAATTGAAGAAGGAACAGGAACGCAAAGCAGCCGAAAGAAGGCGCATCATTGAAGAGAGGTGCGGCAAACCCAAGAACGTTGACGATGCAAACGAAG CATTGCTCAAGAGAATAATACAGGAGTATTATGACCGCTTGTATGTGTGTGAGGGCCAGAAGTGGGATTTGGAACATGAAGTCAGGAAAAGAGATTATGAG ATCTCCGACCTGAACTCTCAAGTCAATGACCTCAGAGGCAaatt CGTCAAACCAACACTCAAGAAGGTGTCCAAATATGAAAACAAATTCGCCAAGCTCCAGAAGAAGGCTGCTGAATTCAACTTCCGTAATCAATTGAAGGTTGTCAAAAAGAAGGAATTCACCCTTGAAGAAGAAGACAAAGAG GGTGGTGCTGGCGCTAAG AAAAAACCAGACTGGTCCAAGGGCAAGCCAGGCGATCAGAAG GAGGGCGCTCCAGGCGAAGCGCCCGCGACGCCGGCGGCGGGCGCGCCGGCCGCGGCCCCCGCAGCTGCGCCTGCACCCGCACCCGCTGCAGCTAAAG CATAA
- the LOC123866004 gene encoding troponin I isoform X4, translated as MADDEKKRLDEAKKAKQAEIDRKRAEVRKRMEEASKAKKAKKGFMTPERKKKLRLLLRKKAAEELKKEQERKAAERRRIIEERCGKPKNVDDANEAALTSIITGYHQRIARLEEEKYDHEMEVARRALEISDLNSQVNDLRGKFVKPTLKKVSKYENKFAKLQKKAAEFNFRNQLKVVKKKEFTLEEEDKEGGAGAKKKPDWSKGKPGDQKEGAPGEAPATPAAGAPAAAPAAAPAPAPAAAKA; from the exons ATGGCGGATGATGAA AAAAAGCGTCTCGATGAG GCGAAGAAGGCCAAACAGGCCGAGATTGACCGCAAGCGCGCCGAGGTGCGCAAGCGGATGGAGGAAGCCTCCAAGGCCAAAAAGGCGAAGAAAGGTTTCATGACACCAGAGAGAAAGAAGAAACTTAGG TTGCTCCTCCGTAAAAAAGCCGCTGAGGAATTGAAGAAGGAACAGGAACGCAAAGCAGCCGAAAGAAGGCGCATCATTGAAGAGAGGTGCGGCAAACCCAAGAACGTTGACGATGCAAACGAAG CCGCTCTCACGAGCATCATTACGGGATACCACCAGCGTATCGCGCGGCTCGAGGAGGAGAAGTACGATCACGAGATGGAAGTGGCCCGCAGAGCTCTCGAG ATCTCCGACCTGAACTCTCAAGTCAATGACCTCAGAGGCAaatt CGTCAAACCAACACTCAAGAAGGTGTCCAAATATGAAAACAAATTCGCCAAGCTCCAGAAGAAGGCTGCTGAATTCAACTTCCGTAATCAATTGAAGGTTGTCAAAAAGAAGGAATTCACCCTTGAAGAAGAAGACAAAGAG GGTGGTGCTGGCGCTAAG AAAAAACCAGACTGGTCCAAGGGCAAGCCAGGCGATCAGAAG GAGGGCGCTCCAGGCGAAGCGCCCGCGACGCCGGCGGCGGGCGCGCCGGCCGCGGCCCCCGCAGCTGCGCCTGCACCCGCACCCGCTGCAGCTAAAG CATAA
- the LOC123866004 gene encoding troponin I isoform X2 gives MADDEKKRLDEAKKAKQAEIDRKRAEVRKRMEEASKAKKAKKGFMTPERKKKLRLLLRKKAAEELKKEQERKAAERRRIIEERCGKPKNVDDANEDTVARICKEYHTRIGNLEDQKFDLEYIVKRKDMEISDLNSQVNDLRGKFVKPTLKKVSKYENKFAKLQKKAAEFNFRNQLKVVKKKEFTLEEEDKEGGAGAKKKPDWSKGKPGDQKEGAPGEAPATPAAGAPAAAPAAAPAPAPAAAKA, from the exons ATGGCGGATGATGAA AAAAAGCGTCTCGATGAG GCGAAGAAGGCCAAACAGGCCGAGATTGACCGCAAGCGCGCCGAGGTGCGCAAGCGGATGGAGGAAGCCTCCAAGGCCAAAAAGGCGAAGAAAGGTTTCATGACACCAGAGAGAAAGAAGAAACTTAGG TTGCTCCTCCGTAAAAAAGCCGCTGAGGAATTGAAGAAGGAACAGGAACGCAAAGCAGCCGAAAGAAGGCGCATCATTGAAGAGAGGTGCGGCAAACCCAAGAACGTTGACGATGCAAACGAAG ATACAGTTGCAAGGATTTGCAAAGAGTACCACACCCGCATCGGCAACCTCGAAGACCAAAAGTTCGATTTGGAATACATCGTTAAAAGGAAAGACATGGAG ATCTCCGACCTGAACTCTCAAGTCAATGACCTCAGAGGCAaatt CGTCAAACCAACACTCAAGAAGGTGTCCAAATATGAAAACAAATTCGCCAAGCTCCAGAAGAAGGCTGCTGAATTCAACTTCCGTAATCAATTGAAGGTTGTCAAAAAGAAGGAATTCACCCTTGAAGAAGAAGACAAAGAG GGTGGTGCTGGCGCTAAG AAAAAACCAGACTGGTCCAAGGGCAAGCCAGGCGATCAGAAG GAGGGCGCTCCAGGCGAAGCGCCCGCGACGCCGGCGGCGGGCGCGCCGGCCGCGGCCCCCGCAGCTGCGCCTGCACCCGCACCCGCTGCAGCTAAAG CATAA
- the LOC123866004 gene encoding troponin I isoform X7, protein MADDEKKRLDEAKKAKQAEIDRKRAEVRKRMEEASKAKKAKKGFMTPERKKKLRLLLRKKAAEELKKEQERKAAERRRIIEERCGKPKNVDDANEALLKRIIQEYYDRLYVCEGQKWDLEHEVRKRDYEISDLNSQVNDLRGKFVKPTLKKVSKYENKFAKLQKKAAEFNFRNQLKVVKKKEFTLEEEDKEKKPDWSKGKPGDQKEGAPGEAPATPAAGAPAAAPAAAPAPAPAAAKA, encoded by the exons ATGGCGGATGATGAA AAAAAGCGTCTCGATGAG GCGAAGAAGGCCAAACAGGCCGAGATTGACCGCAAGCGCGCCGAGGTGCGCAAGCGGATGGAGGAAGCCTCCAAGGCCAAAAAGGCGAAGAAAGGTTTCATGACACCAGAGAGAAAGAAGAAACTTAGG TTGCTCCTCCGTAAAAAAGCCGCTGAGGAATTGAAGAAGGAACAGGAACGCAAAGCAGCCGAAAGAAGGCGCATCATTGAAGAGAGGTGCGGCAAACCCAAGAACGTTGACGATGCAAACGAAG CATTGCTCAAGAGAATAATACAGGAGTATTATGACCGCTTGTATGTGTGTGAGGGCCAGAAGTGGGATTTGGAACATGAAGTCAGGAAAAGAGATTATGAG ATCTCCGACCTGAACTCTCAAGTCAATGACCTCAGAGGCAaatt CGTCAAACCAACACTCAAGAAGGTGTCCAAATATGAAAACAAATTCGCCAAGCTCCAGAAGAAGGCTGCTGAATTCAACTTCCGTAATCAATTGAAGGTTGTCAAAAAGAAGGAATTCACCCTTGAAGAAGAAGACAAAGAG AAAAAACCAGACTGGTCCAAGGGCAAGCCAGGCGATCAGAAG GAGGGCGCTCCAGGCGAAGCGCCCGCGACGCCGGCGGCGGGCGCGCCGGCCGCGGCCCCCGCAGCTGCGCCTGCACCCGCACCCGCTGCAGCTAAAG CATAA
- the LOC123866004 gene encoding troponin I isoform X5 has protein sequence MADDEAKKAKQAEIDRKRAEVRKRMEEASKAKKAKKGFMTPERKKKLRLLLRKKAAEELKKEQERKAAERRRIIEERCGKPKNVDDANEDTVARICKEYHTRIGNLEDQKFDLEYIVKRKDMEISDLNSQVNDLRGKFVKPTLKKVSKYENKFAKLQKKAAEFNFRNQLKVVKKKEFTLEEEDKEGGAGAKKKPDWSKGKPGDQKEGAPGEAPATPAAGAPAAAPAAAPAPAPAAAKA, from the exons ATGGCGGATGATGAA GCGAAGAAGGCCAAACAGGCCGAGATTGACCGCAAGCGCGCCGAGGTGCGCAAGCGGATGGAGGAAGCCTCCAAGGCCAAAAAGGCGAAGAAAGGTTTCATGACACCAGAGAGAAAGAAGAAACTTAGG TTGCTCCTCCGTAAAAAAGCCGCTGAGGAATTGAAGAAGGAACAGGAACGCAAAGCAGCCGAAAGAAGGCGCATCATTGAAGAGAGGTGCGGCAAACCCAAGAACGTTGACGATGCAAACGAAG ATACAGTTGCAAGGATTTGCAAAGAGTACCACACCCGCATCGGCAACCTCGAAGACCAAAAGTTCGATTTGGAATACATCGTTAAAAGGAAAGACATGGAG ATCTCCGACCTGAACTCTCAAGTCAATGACCTCAGAGGCAaatt CGTCAAACCAACACTCAAGAAGGTGTCCAAATATGAAAACAAATTCGCCAAGCTCCAGAAGAAGGCTGCTGAATTCAACTTCCGTAATCAATTGAAGGTTGTCAAAAAGAAGGAATTCACCCTTGAAGAAGAAGACAAAGAG GGTGGTGCTGGCGCTAAG AAAAAACCAGACTGGTCCAAGGGCAAGCCAGGCGATCAGAAG GAGGGCGCTCCAGGCGAAGCGCCCGCGACGCCGGCGGCGGGCGCGCCGGCCGCGGCCCCCGCAGCTGCGCCTGCACCCGCACCCGCTGCAGCTAAAG CATAA
- the LOC123866004 gene encoding troponin I isoform X10 — protein MADDEKKRLDEAKKAKQAEIDRKRAEVRKRMEEASKAKKAKKGFMTPERKKKLRLLLRKKAAEELKKEQERKAAERRRIIEERCGKPKNVDDANEAELQTICQMYWHRIYNLEGDKYELERAIQIRKMEISDLNSQVNDLRGKFVKPTLKKVSKYENKFAKLQKKAAEFNFRNQLKVVKKKEFTLEEEDKEKKPDWSKGKPGDQKVKEEEVEA, from the exons ATGGCGGATGATGAA AAAAAGCGTCTCGATGAG GCGAAGAAGGCCAAACAGGCCGAGATTGACCGCAAGCGCGCCGAGGTGCGCAAGCGGATGGAGGAAGCCTCCAAGGCCAAAAAGGCGAAGAAAGGTTTCATGACACCAGAGAGAAAGAAGAAACTTAGG TTGCTCCTCCGTAAAAAAGCCGCTGAGGAATTGAAGAAGGAACAGGAACGCAAAGCAGCCGAAAGAAGGCGCATCATTGAAGAGAGGTGCGGCAAACCCAAGAACGTTGACGATGCAAACGAAG CGGAACTGCAGACGATATGTCAAATGTACTGGCACAGAATATACAACCTTGAGGGGGATAAATATGAACTAGAACGAGCTATCCAAATTAGGAAAATGGAG ATCTCCGACCTGAACTCTCAAGTCAATGACCTCAGAGGCAaatt CGTCAAACCAACACTCAAGAAGGTGTCCAAATATGAAAACAAATTCGCCAAGCTCCAGAAGAAGGCTGCTGAATTCAACTTCCGTAATCAATTGAAGGTTGTCAAAAAGAAGGAATTCACCCTTGAAGAAGAAGACAAAGAG AAAAAACCAGACTGGTCCAAGGGCAAGCCAGGCGATCAGAAGGTAAAAGAGGAAGAAGTTGAGGCATGA
- the LOC123866004 gene encoding troponin I isoform X14 codes for MADDEAKKAKQAEIDRKRAEVRKRMEEASKAKKAKKGFMTPERKKKLRLLLRKKAAEELKKEQERKAAERRRIIEERCGKPKNVDDANEAELQTICQMYWHRIYNLEGDKYELERAIQIRKMEISDLNSQVNDLRGKFVKPTLKKVSKYENKFAKLQKKAAEFNFRNQLKVVKKKEFTLEEEDKEKKPDWSKGKPGDQKVKEEEVEA; via the exons ATGGCGGATGATGAA GCGAAGAAGGCCAAACAGGCCGAGATTGACCGCAAGCGCGCCGAGGTGCGCAAGCGGATGGAGGAAGCCTCCAAGGCCAAAAAGGCGAAGAAAGGTTTCATGACACCAGAGAGAAAGAAGAAACTTAGG TTGCTCCTCCGTAAAAAAGCCGCTGAGGAATTGAAGAAGGAACAGGAACGCAAAGCAGCCGAAAGAAGGCGCATCATTGAAGAGAGGTGCGGCAAACCCAAGAACGTTGACGATGCAAACGAAG CGGAACTGCAGACGATATGTCAAATGTACTGGCACAGAATATACAACCTTGAGGGGGATAAATATGAACTAGAACGAGCTATCCAAATTAGGAAAATGGAG ATCTCCGACCTGAACTCTCAAGTCAATGACCTCAGAGGCAaatt CGTCAAACCAACACTCAAGAAGGTGTCCAAATATGAAAACAAATTCGCCAAGCTCCAGAAGAAGGCTGCTGAATTCAACTTCCGTAATCAATTGAAGGTTGTCAAAAAGAAGGAATTCACCCTTGAAGAAGAAGACAAAGAG AAAAAACCAGACTGGTCCAAGGGCAAGCCAGGCGATCAGAAGGTAAAAGAGGAAGAAGTTGAGGCATGA
- the LOC123866004 gene encoding troponin I isoform X11, giving the protein MADDEKKRLDEAKKAKQAEIDRKRAEVRKRMEEASKAKKAKKGFMTPERKKKLRLLLRKKAAEELKKEQERKAAERRRIIEERCGKPKNVDDANEAALTSIITGYHQRIARLEEEKYDHEMEVARRALEISDLNSQVNDLRGKFVKPTLKKVSKYENKFAKLQKKAAEFNFRNQLKVVKKKEFTLEEEDKEKKPDWSKGKPGDQKVKEEEVEA; this is encoded by the exons ATGGCGGATGATGAA AAAAAGCGTCTCGATGAG GCGAAGAAGGCCAAACAGGCCGAGATTGACCGCAAGCGCGCCGAGGTGCGCAAGCGGATGGAGGAAGCCTCCAAGGCCAAAAAGGCGAAGAAAGGTTTCATGACACCAGAGAGAAAGAAGAAACTTAGG TTGCTCCTCCGTAAAAAAGCCGCTGAGGAATTGAAGAAGGAACAGGAACGCAAAGCAGCCGAAAGAAGGCGCATCATTGAAGAGAGGTGCGGCAAACCCAAGAACGTTGACGATGCAAACGAAG CCGCTCTCACGAGCATCATTACGGGATACCACCAGCGTATCGCGCGGCTCGAGGAGGAGAAGTACGATCACGAGATGGAAGTGGCCCGCAGAGCTCTCGAG ATCTCCGACCTGAACTCTCAAGTCAATGACCTCAGAGGCAaatt CGTCAAACCAACACTCAAGAAGGTGTCCAAATATGAAAACAAATTCGCCAAGCTCCAGAAGAAGGCTGCTGAATTCAACTTCCGTAATCAATTGAAGGTTGTCAAAAAGAAGGAATTCACCCTTGAAGAAGAAGACAAAGAG AAAAAACCAGACTGGTCCAAGGGCAAGCCAGGCGATCAGAAGGTAAAAGAGGAAGAAGTTGAGGCATGA
- the LOC123866004 gene encoding troponin I isoform X12, whose product MADDEAKKAKQAEIDRKRAEVRKRMEEASKAKKAKKGFMTPERKKKLRLLLRKKAAEELKKEQERKAAERRRIIEERCGKPKNVDDANEALLKRIIQEYYDRLYVCEGQKWDLEHEVRKRDYEISDLNSQVNDLRGKFVKPTLKKVSKYENKFAKLQKKAAEFNFRNQLKVVKKKEFTLEEEDKEKKPDWSKGKPGDQKVKEEEVEA is encoded by the exons ATGGCGGATGATGAA GCGAAGAAGGCCAAACAGGCCGAGATTGACCGCAAGCGCGCCGAGGTGCGCAAGCGGATGGAGGAAGCCTCCAAGGCCAAAAAGGCGAAGAAAGGTTTCATGACACCAGAGAGAAAGAAGAAACTTAGG TTGCTCCTCCGTAAAAAAGCCGCTGAGGAATTGAAGAAGGAACAGGAACGCAAAGCAGCCGAAAGAAGGCGCATCATTGAAGAGAGGTGCGGCAAACCCAAGAACGTTGACGATGCAAACGAAG CATTGCTCAAGAGAATAATACAGGAGTATTATGACCGCTTGTATGTGTGTGAGGGCCAGAAGTGGGATTTGGAACATGAAGTCAGGAAAAGAGATTATGAG ATCTCCGACCTGAACTCTCAAGTCAATGACCTCAGAGGCAaatt CGTCAAACCAACACTCAAGAAGGTGTCCAAATATGAAAACAAATTCGCCAAGCTCCAGAAGAAGGCTGCTGAATTCAACTTCCGTAATCAATTGAAGGTTGTCAAAAAGAAGGAATTCACCCTTGAAGAAGAAGACAAAGAG AAAAAACCAGACTGGTCCAAGGGCAAGCCAGGCGATCAGAAGGTAAAAGAGGAAGAAGTTGAGGCATGA
- the LOC123866004 gene encoding troponin I isoform X13, which produces MADDEAKKAKQAEIDRKRAEVRKRMEEASKAKKAKKGFMTPERKKKLRLLLRKKAAEELKKEQERKAAERRRIIEERCGKPKNVDDANEDTVARICKEYHTRIGNLEDQKFDLEYIVKRKDMEISDLNSQVNDLRGKFVKPTLKKVSKYENKFAKLQKKAAEFNFRNQLKVVKKKEFTLEEEDKEKKPDWSKGKPGDQKVKEEEVEA; this is translated from the exons ATGGCGGATGATGAA GCGAAGAAGGCCAAACAGGCCGAGATTGACCGCAAGCGCGCCGAGGTGCGCAAGCGGATGGAGGAAGCCTCCAAGGCCAAAAAGGCGAAGAAAGGTTTCATGACACCAGAGAGAAAGAAGAAACTTAGG TTGCTCCTCCGTAAAAAAGCCGCTGAGGAATTGAAGAAGGAACAGGAACGCAAAGCAGCCGAAAGAAGGCGCATCATTGAAGAGAGGTGCGGCAAACCCAAGAACGTTGACGATGCAAACGAAG ATACAGTTGCAAGGATTTGCAAAGAGTACCACACCCGCATCGGCAACCTCGAAGACCAAAAGTTCGATTTGGAATACATCGTTAAAAGGAAAGACATGGAG ATCTCCGACCTGAACTCTCAAGTCAATGACCTCAGAGGCAaatt CGTCAAACCAACACTCAAGAAGGTGTCCAAATATGAAAACAAATTCGCCAAGCTCCAGAAGAAGGCTGCTGAATTCAACTTCCGTAATCAATTGAAGGTTGTCAAAAAGAAGGAATTCACCCTTGAAGAAGAAGACAAAGAG AAAAAACCAGACTGGTCCAAGGGCAAGCCAGGCGATCAGAAGGTAAAAGAGGAAGAAGTTGAGGCATGA
- the LOC123866004 gene encoding troponin I isoform X8, translated as MADDEKKRLDEAKKAKQAEIDRKRAEVRKRMEEASKAKKAKKGFMTPERKKKLRLLLRKKAAEELKKEQERKAAERRRIIEERCGKPKNVDDANEALLKRIIQEYYDRLYVCEGQKWDLEHEVRKRDYEISDLNSQVNDLRGKFVKPTLKKVSKYENKFAKLQKKAAEFNFRNQLKVVKKKEFTLEEEDKEKKPDWSKGKPGDQKVKEEEVEA; from the exons ATGGCGGATGATGAA AAAAAGCGTCTCGATGAG GCGAAGAAGGCCAAACAGGCCGAGATTGACCGCAAGCGCGCCGAGGTGCGCAAGCGGATGGAGGAAGCCTCCAAGGCCAAAAAGGCGAAGAAAGGTTTCATGACACCAGAGAGAAAGAAGAAACTTAGG TTGCTCCTCCGTAAAAAAGCCGCTGAGGAATTGAAGAAGGAACAGGAACGCAAAGCAGCCGAAAGAAGGCGCATCATTGAAGAGAGGTGCGGCAAACCCAAGAACGTTGACGATGCAAACGAAG CATTGCTCAAGAGAATAATACAGGAGTATTATGACCGCTTGTATGTGTGTGAGGGCCAGAAGTGGGATTTGGAACATGAAGTCAGGAAAAGAGATTATGAG ATCTCCGACCTGAACTCTCAAGTCAATGACCTCAGAGGCAaatt CGTCAAACCAACACTCAAGAAGGTGTCCAAATATGAAAACAAATTCGCCAAGCTCCAGAAGAAGGCTGCTGAATTCAACTTCCGTAATCAATTGAAGGTTGTCAAAAAGAAGGAATTCACCCTTGAAGAAGAAGACAAAGAG AAAAAACCAGACTGGTCCAAGGGCAAGCCAGGCGATCAGAAGGTAAAAGAGGAAGAAGTTGAGGCATGA
- the LOC123866004 gene encoding troponin I isoform X9: MADDEKKRLDEAKKAKQAEIDRKRAEVRKRMEEASKAKKAKKGFMTPERKKKLRLLLRKKAAEELKKEQERKAAERRRIIEERCGKPKNVDDANEDTVARICKEYHTRIGNLEDQKFDLEYIVKRKDMEISDLNSQVNDLRGKFVKPTLKKVSKYENKFAKLQKKAAEFNFRNQLKVVKKKEFTLEEEDKEKKPDWSKGKPGDQKVKEEEVEA, from the exons ATGGCGGATGATGAA AAAAAGCGTCTCGATGAG GCGAAGAAGGCCAAACAGGCCGAGATTGACCGCAAGCGCGCCGAGGTGCGCAAGCGGATGGAGGAAGCCTCCAAGGCCAAAAAGGCGAAGAAAGGTTTCATGACACCAGAGAGAAAGAAGAAACTTAGG TTGCTCCTCCGTAAAAAAGCCGCTGAGGAATTGAAGAAGGAACAGGAACGCAAAGCAGCCGAAAGAAGGCGCATCATTGAAGAGAGGTGCGGCAAACCCAAGAACGTTGACGATGCAAACGAAG ATACAGTTGCAAGGATTTGCAAAGAGTACCACACCCGCATCGGCAACCTCGAAGACCAAAAGTTCGATTTGGAATACATCGTTAAAAGGAAAGACATGGAG ATCTCCGACCTGAACTCTCAAGTCAATGACCTCAGAGGCAaatt CGTCAAACCAACACTCAAGAAGGTGTCCAAATATGAAAACAAATTCGCCAAGCTCCAGAAGAAGGCTGCTGAATTCAACTTCCGTAATCAATTGAAGGTTGTCAAAAAGAAGGAATTCACCCTTGAAGAAGAAGACAAAGAG AAAAAACCAGACTGGTCCAAGGGCAAGCCAGGCGATCAGAAGGTAAAAGAGGAAGAAGTTGAGGCATGA
- the LOC123866004 gene encoding troponin I isoform X19, with protein MADDEAKKAKQAEIDRKRAEVRKRMEEASKAKKAKKGFMTPERKKKLRLLLRKKAAEELKKEQERKAAERRRIIEERCGKPKNVDDANEAELQTICQMYWHRIYNLEGDKYELERAIQIRKMEISDLNSQVNDLRGKFVKPTLKKVSKYENKFAKLQKKAAEFNFRNQLKVVKKKEFTLEEEDKEAKKAEKADWAIGKK; from the exons ATGGCGGATGATGAA GCGAAGAAGGCCAAACAGGCCGAGATTGACCGCAAGCGCGCCGAGGTGCGCAAGCGGATGGAGGAAGCCTCCAAGGCCAAAAAGGCGAAGAAAGGTTTCATGACACCAGAGAGAAAGAAGAAACTTAGG TTGCTCCTCCGTAAAAAAGCCGCTGAGGAATTGAAGAAGGAACAGGAACGCAAAGCAGCCGAAAGAAGGCGCATCATTGAAGAGAGGTGCGGCAAACCCAAGAACGTTGACGATGCAAACGAAG CGGAACTGCAGACGATATGTCAAATGTACTGGCACAGAATATACAACCTTGAGGGGGATAAATATGAACTAGAACGAGCTATCCAAATTAGGAAAATGGAG ATCTCCGACCTGAACTCTCAAGTCAATGACCTCAGAGGCAaatt CGTCAAACCAACACTCAAGAAGGTGTCCAAATATGAAAACAAATTCGCCAAGCTCCAGAAGAAGGCTGCTGAATTCAACTTCCGTAATCAATTGAAGGTTGTCAAAAAGAAGGAATTCACCCTTGAAGAAGAAGACAAAGAG GCCAAGAAAGCAGAGAAAGCTGATTGGGCTATCGGCAAGAAGTGA